A single window of Vigna radiata var. radiata cultivar VC1973A chromosome 4, Vradiata_ver6, whole genome shotgun sequence DNA harbors:
- the LOC106758669 gene encoding pirin-like protein, whose protein sequence is MSMYINISKPCSQFSHALPFFATFRFSIASAMSHSLHSSAFNTPRLVLKKVLAKSQHEGDGAVVRRGIGRTELKNLDPFLMLDHFSVSPPAGFPDHPHRGFETVTYMLEGGITHQDFAGHKGTIRAGDVQWMTAGRGIIHSEMPAEENNKGLQLWINLSSRDKMIEPNYQELPSENIPTAERDGVEVRVIAGESMGVQSPVYTRTPTMFLVFSMMPGSEWHQSIPESWNCFVYVIEGEGVFGGTSSSPCVAHHVLVLSLGDGLSVWNNSSKPLRFVVIGGQPLNEPVAQYGPFVMNTQSEIEKTLEDYQYGRNGFEMRKYWRSQ, encoded by the exons ATGtctatgtatataaatatatcaaaaccATGCTCACAATTCTCACACGCTCTTCCCTTCTTCGCCACCTTTCGCTTCTCGATTGCTTCCGCCATGTCACACTCTCTCCATTCCTCCGCTTTCAACACACCTAGATTGGTCCTCAAGAAGGTTCTCGCCAAATCTCAACACGAAGGTGACGGAGCTGTTGTTAGAAGAGGCATCGGAAG gACCGAGTTGAAGAATTTGGATCCCTTCCTCATGTTGGATCATTTCTCAG TCTCGCCTCCGGCTGGATTTCCCGATCACCCACACAGAGGTTTTGAAACTGTCACCTACATGTTAGAG GGAGGTATTACTCACCAAGATTTTGCTGGGCACAAGGGTACTATCAGAGCTGGTGATGTTCAG TGGATGACTGCAGGTAGGGGAATAATTCACTCCGAAATGCCCGCAGAAGAAAACAACAAGGGATTGCAATTATGGATCAATTTATCCTCCAGAGACAAAAT GATCGAGCCCAACTACCAAGAACTTCCGAGCGAGAATATTCCAACAGCAGAAAGAGATGGGGTTGAAGTGAGAGTGATAGCAGGAGAATCAATGGGAGTGCAATCCCCCGTGTACACACGAACTCCAACCATGTTTCTTGTTTTCTCCATGATGCCAGGAAGTGAGTGGCATCAGAGCATTCCAGAGTCATGGAATTGCTTTGTTTATGTGATTGAAGGAGAAGGGGTTTTCGGGGGTACGAGTTCATCCCCATGTGTGGCACACCATGTGCTTGTTCTTAGTCTAGGTGATGGCCTTAGCGTATGGAACAACTCTTCAAAGCCTCTGAGGTTTGTTGTAATAGGAGGACAACCACTGAACGAGCCAGTGGCTCAGTATGGGCCTTTTGTGATGAACACACAGTCTGAGATTGAGAAAACCCTTGAAGACTACCAATATGGGAGGAATGGTTTTGAAATGAGGAAGTATTGGAGGTCTCAATAG
- the LOC106758639 gene encoding ras-related protein RABA5e yields MWGSDDEGGEEYLFKIVIIGDSAVGKSNLLSRYARNEFNMHSKATIGVEFQTQCLEIDSKEVKAQIWDTAGQERFRAVTSAYYRGAVGALIVYDISRRTTFDSVGRWLDELKTHCDTTVAMMLVGNKCDLENIRAVSVEEGKSLAEAEGLFFMETSALDSTNVKTAFEMVIREIYNNVSRKVLNSDTYKAELSVNRVSLVNNGPAASKQNQTYFSCCSR; encoded by the exons ATGTGGGGTTCAGATGACGAGGGGGGAGAAGAGTACCTCTTCAAGATCGTCATAATCGGAGACTCAGCGGTCGGCAAATCCAACCTCCTTTCCCGCTATGCTCGCAACGAGTTCAATATGCACTCCAAGGCCACCATAGGCGTCGAGTTCCAGACCCAGTGCTTGGAGATCGATTCCAAGGAAGTCAAGGCTCAGATTTGGGACACCGCCGGCCAAGAGCGATTCCGCGCCGTTACCTCCGCCTACTACCGCGGCGCTGTCGGCGCTCTCATTGTCTACGATATCTCCCGCCGAACCACCTTCGACAGCGTGGGGCGCTGGCTCGACGAGCTTAAAA CTCATTGCGATACGACGGTGGCCATGATGCTGGTGGGAAACAAATGTGATTTGGAGAATATAAGGGCGGTGAGCGTTGAGGAAGGGAAAAGCCTTGCGGAAGCGGAAGGATTGTTTTTCATGGAAACGTCTGCGTTGGATTCTACCAACGTGAAGACGGCATTCGAGATGGTTATTCGAGAGATATACAACAACGTCAGCAGGAAGGTCCTCAACTCCGATACATACAAGGCAGAGTTGTCGGTGAACAGGGTCAGCCTCGTCAACAATGGCCCTGCTGCATCCAAGCAAAATCAGACCTATTTTTCTTGCTGTTCCAGATGA